The stretch of DNA ATTGGAGTTCTTAAATAATGGCTAAGTTTTTTATAGATCGCCCAGTCTTTGCTTGGGTAATTGCAATAATGATGATGCTAGGCGGTTTGCTTGGTATTAAACTACTTGCAGTTGAACAATATCCTGATATCGCGCCACCCGCGGTAACAGTAACCGCATCATACCCTGGTGCTGATGCGGAAACGATTAATAATACCGTAACTCAGTTAATTGAGCAGAATTTAACGGGTATTGATAATTTAATTTATATGCAATCTACTAGTAGTTCACAAGGGATTGTACAAACAACCTTAACATTTGCACCAGGTACCGACCCAGACTTTGCGCAAGTACAGGTATTAAATAAAGTCGAGAGTGTAAAAGCACGATTACCTGAAAGTGTGCAAAAAAATGGGGTTAGTGTTGCGAAAAACAATACCAACTTCTTAAAAGTTATTGGTTTTTACTCAACAAACCCTGATAAAACCCAAACGGACATTGCCGACTTTGTTTATTCAACAGTGCAAGATCCGATTCGACGTGTTCAAGGTGTCGGTGATACAACTTTATTTGGCTCTGAATACGCTATGCGTATTTGGCTTGATCCAAATAAAATGACTTACTTCAAACTTTCAACTGATGAAGTTAGTGCGGCAATTCAAGCACAAAATGCGCAAGTGACCGCTGGGCAGTTAGGTTCACTACCAGCAACTAAAGGGCAAGAACTTAATGCAACCATCACAGCTCAATCGCGATTAAAAACGGTTGATCAGTTTAAAAATATTTTGGTGCGAGTCAATACTGATGGTTCAAAAATATTATTAAGTGAAATTGCCGATATTGAATTAGGATCTGCTGATTATAACTTCCAATCTCGCTACGATGGACTCCCTTCTGCTGGTTTAGCTATCTATTTAGCAACAGGTGCAAACCAACTTGAAACCTCAAATGCCGTTGATGCTAAACTTGAAGAATTATCATCAATTTTTCCTGAAGATATTCACTATAAATATCCTTACGATACGACTAAATTTGTTGAATTATCAATTGAGAACGTAGTTGATACATTAATTGAAGCGATTATATTAGTTGTTATTGTAATGTTTGTTTTCTTACAAAACTTTAGATCGACATTAATTCCAACAATTACAGTACCCGTTGTGTTACTTGGTACGTTTGCAGTATTATATATTTTAGGTTTTACTATCAATACCCTTTCTATGTTTGCATTAGTACTCGCCATCGGTTTGCTGGTGGATGATGCTATCGTCGTTATCGAAAACGTAGAACGTATCATGGAAGATGAAGGATTATCCCCTTATGATGCAACCGTAAAATCGATGGAACAAATTACCTCAGCTTTAGTTGGGATCGCGGTAGTATTATCAGCCGTATTTGTACCAATGGCATTTTATGGCGGCGCTGCGGGTGGAATTTATAAACAGTTCTCCATTACCATTGTAACATCAATGGCATTATCAGTATTAATGGCAATTGTATTAACCCCTGCATTATGTGTGCAGATCTTAAAAGCGCCTTCAAAATTCAAAAACAAAAAAGCAACCTTCACGCAGCGAATAGCTAAGTTACCACCTTTTTGTTGGTTTAGTTGGTTATTAGCAAAATTCTTTGCTGGTTTTGATGCAGTATTTTCTCGTAGCCTTCATTTGTATGAAAAAGGTGTAATTAAGGTTATCAAATATCCATTATTCAGTTTTGTTACTTATGGATTAGTAATTCTTGCCTTATTATTTGGCTTTAATAAATTACCAACTGCATTCTTACCTGATGAAGACCAAGGTGTTATCATCATGATGACTGAACTACCGCCTGGCGCAACATTATCAGAAACACAAGCAGTACTCGATAAAGCTGAAGTTTACTTTAAAACCCAACATGCAAAATCGGTTGAAGAAGTATTTACCGTCGCAGGATTTAGTATGATGGGCCGTGGACAAAACATGGGGCTTGGCTTTATTAAACTGAAAGATTGGAGTTTACGTAAAGATAAAGATCAGTCAGTAGATTACCTTGTTAGTAATGCTAACCAGTTCTTAGCAACAATTACTCAGGCGCGTAGCTTTGCATTAAATATTCCAGCAGTTCCCGCTTTAGGCATGGCTAATGGCTTCTCTTATATGCTAAAAGATAGTGGTGCCGCTGGTCATGATGCGTTAATGGCGGCATTTTATCAAATGCTAGGTGCTGCTGCGCAAAATCCTAATTTAGCGCAAATAAGACCGGCTGGCATGTTAGATGTACCACAATATAAAATCAATGTTGACTTTGAAAAAGCACAAGCGCTAGGTACATCGATATCGTCAATTAATACGGTGTTATCAACGAGCCTAGGATCTTCATACATTGATGACTTTATCTATAACAATAGAGTTAAAAAAGTCTATGTGCAAGGTGCTGCGCCTTATCGTATGTTACCAAATGATTTTAGTTACTGGCATGTACAAAATAGTAATGGTGAAATGGTACCATTCGACTCATTTGCAACAACCTCAAAAACTTATGGTTCACCTTCATTAGTCCGTTATAATGGTTCTGCTGCGATGGGGATTAGTGGTTCTGGTGCACCGGGTCAAAGTTCGGGTCAAGCAATGGCTGAAATGGCGAAATTATCGAAAAATCTTCCTAAAGGCTTTACGTATGAGTGGACTGGTGTTTCTTACCAAGAACAGCAAACGGGTTCACAAACTACAACACTTTATATGATTTCGATTATTGTTGTATTCTTATCGTTAGCTGCATTATATGAAAGTTGGACTGTACCAATCTCTATTTTATTTATTATACCAATAGGGATAGTAGGAACCGTCTATGCGACCATGTTCCGTGGTTTATCTAACGATGTTTACTTTATCGTTGGACTATTAACAACAATGGGGCTTGCTGCTAAAAATGCGATCCTAATCGTTGAGTTTGCTAAAGATGCACTTGAAAAAGAGGGTAAATCGTTAATTGATGCAACACTTGAAGCGTGTCGTTTACGTTTACGTCCAATTTTAATGACATCATTTGCCTTTATATTAGGGGTATTACCACTTGCAATTAATAGTGGTGCTGGTTCTGCAAGCCAAAATGCGGTAGGTACTGGGGTAATTGGCGGAATGTTAACAGCAACATTCTTAGCAATTTTCTATGTACCATTATTCTTTGTCTTTGTGACTAAATTATTTACAAAACATAAGAATAAAGTCGTACTGCCTTGTTCACCCAAACCTAAAAAAGAGAATGACTAATCAATAAAAAAAGCGCCTACTTCAAGTAGGCGCTTTTTTATTCTATACGGTTAGAACAATGTCATCACGACCACTTAAAGCATATCAAATTAATAAGATAATTTTTTAAGTAAAATTATGCTCACTCTCCTTTTGCTTTTGCCAGCTGCGCTTTGATCATTGCTAAACGATTTTTACCCTGCTCTAATCGCTGCTCTGACGTCTGCTGCTTTTTAACATGCCAATTAAGATCATCTTGCGGTAATTCAAATAAAAATCGACTTGGCTCTAAATAGCTAACATCACCATATTGCTTACGCTCAGTACTGTAAGAAAATGTTAGTTGCTGCTGAGCTCGAGTAATACCAACATAAGCAAGTCGCCTTTCTTCTTCAATATTATCTTCATCAATACTTGCTTGATGAGGTAATAGCCCCTCAGCCATGCCAATGAGATAAACATAAGGAAACTCAAGTCCTTTTGAAGCGTGTAACGTCATTAACTGTACTTCATCTTGCTCATCTTCACTTTCATTGCGCTCAAGCATATCTCGTAAGGTAAAGCGCATAACAGCTTGTTCTAAGGTAACGGCCTCATCGATATCATCACCTTTCATCATTTCATCAAGCCAGTTCATTAACTGCTCAACATTTTTCATTCTCATTTGCGCAGCAGTTGGCGATGGCGATGTTTCATATAACCAACTTTGATAATCAATGCCATGGAGTAATTCGTAAACCGCTGCCATGGGTTC from Orbaceae bacterium lpD04 encodes:
- a CDS encoding efflux RND transporter permease subunit, which codes for MAKFFIDRPVFAWVIAIMMMLGGLLGIKLLAVEQYPDIAPPAVTVTASYPGADAETINNTVTQLIEQNLTGIDNLIYMQSTSSSQGIVQTTLTFAPGTDPDFAQVQVLNKVESVKARLPESVQKNGVSVAKNNTNFLKVIGFYSTNPDKTQTDIADFVYSTVQDPIRRVQGVGDTTLFGSEYAMRIWLDPNKMTYFKLSTDEVSAAIQAQNAQVTAGQLGSLPATKGQELNATITAQSRLKTVDQFKNILVRVNTDGSKILLSEIADIELGSADYNFQSRYDGLPSAGLAIYLATGANQLETSNAVDAKLEELSSIFPEDIHYKYPYDTTKFVELSIENVVDTLIEAIILVVIVMFVFLQNFRSTLIPTITVPVVLLGTFAVLYILGFTINTLSMFALVLAIGLLVDDAIVVIENVERIMEDEGLSPYDATVKSMEQITSALVGIAVVLSAVFVPMAFYGGAAGGIYKQFSITIVTSMALSVLMAIVLTPALCVQILKAPSKFKNKKATFTQRIAKLPPFCWFSWLLAKFFAGFDAVFSRSLHLYEKGVIKVIKYPLFSFVTYGLVILALLFGFNKLPTAFLPDEDQGVIIMMTELPPGATLSETQAVLDKAEVYFKTQHAKSVEEVFTVAGFSMMGRGQNMGLGFIKLKDWSLRKDKDQSVDYLVSNANQFLATITQARSFALNIPAVPALGMANGFSYMLKDSGAAGHDALMAAFYQMLGAAAQNPNLAQIRPAGMLDVPQYKINVDFEKAQALGTSISSINTVLSTSLGSSYIDDFIYNNRVKKVYVQGAAPYRMLPNDFSYWHVQNSNGEMVPFDSFATTSKTYGSPSLVRYNGSAAMGISGSGAPGQSSGQAMAEMAKLSKNLPKGFTYEWTGVSYQEQQTGSQTTTLYMISIIVVFLSLAALYESWTVPISILFIIPIGIVGTVYATMFRGLSNDVYFIVGLLTTMGLAAKNAILIVEFAKDALEKEGKSLIDATLEACRLRLRPILMTSFAFILGVLPLAINSGAGSASQNAVGTGVIGGMLTATFLAIFYVPLFFVFVTKLFTKHKNKVVLPCSPKPKKEND